The following are from one region of the Cottoperca gobio chromosome 13, fCotGob3.1, whole genome shotgun sequence genome:
- the pde9ac gene encoding high affinity cGMP-specific 3',5'-cyclic phosphodiesterase 9A isoform X2 — MGSSSSSYAPKTVYLDVDGKVQKVVFSRHCSPCDIKELLCTSSNIPRHTAIMMVDPEGALVSMDPTMPPNSPNSLYKVVPLSTGQVGEKEDMFQNVLTQVADQFSRAFRINELKTEVTNRLAMLEKRVELEGLKVVEIEKCKNDLKKLRDEMASRGCRVNCTCKYNFDDGKKVTPRRDVSNYPKYTLSQETIEALKKPTFDVWHWEHNEMLSCLEYMYHDLGLVKEFNMNPITLKRWLLAIQENYRNNPFHNFRHCFCVSQMMYGMINLCNLQEKMTLTDMGILMTAAVCHDLDHPGYNNTYQINARTELAVRYNDISPLENHHCAVAFQILSLPECNIFANVDSEAFKQFRQAIITLILATDMARHGEILESFKQKVDSFDFTNEEHVTCLKMVLIKCCDISNEVRPTEVAEPWVDCLLEEYFMQSDREKSEGLPVAPFMDRDKVTKPTAQIGFIKFVLIPMFETVMKLFPQIEEIMVQPLRDSRDHYEELKQIDDAMTEGSSFVIKLRKDL; from the exons ATGggctccagctcctcctcctatGCCCCTAAAACCGTTTACCTGGATGTGGATGGGAAAGTGCAAAAG GTGGTGTTCAGTCGGCATTGCAGCCCATGTGACATCAAGGAGCTTCTGTGTACCTCGTCTAACATTCCCag GCACACTGCCATCATGATGGTGGACCCAGAAGGAGCCTTGGTCTCCATGGATCCCACCATGCCCCCCAACTCTCCTAA CTCTCTGTACAAAGTTGTCCCTCTGTCTACTGGTCAAGTTGGAG AAAAGGAAGACATGTTTCAGAACGTGTTGACCCAGGTGGCTGATCAGTTCAGCAG AGCCTTTCGCATCAACGAGTTGAAGACTGAGGTCACCAACAGGCTAGCAATGCTGGAGAAGAGAGTGGAAT TGGAGGGCCTGAAGGTGGTGGAGATTGAGAAGTGTAAAAATGATCTGAAAAAGCTACGAGATGAGATGGCTTCAAGAGGTTGCAG AGTAAACTGTACATGCAAATACAACTTCGATGATGGGAAAAAGGTCACTCCTAGACGAGATGTCTCCAATTACCCAAAG tacacactgtctCAGGAGACTATTGAAGCGCTCAAGAAGCCAACGTTCGATGTCTGGCACTGGGAACATAACGAG ATGTTAAGTTGCTTGGAGTATATGTACCATGACTTGGGACTGGTGAAGGAATTCAACATGAACCCCATCACACTCAAACGCTGGCTG TTGGCGATTCAGGAGAACTACCGTAACAACCCTTTCCACAACTTTCGACATTGCTTCTGCGTTAGTCAGATGATGTATGGCATGATTAACCTCTGCAACCTCCAG GAGAAGATGACTCTCACAGATATGGGCATTCTAATGACAGCTGCAGTTTGTCATGACCTGGACCACCCTGGCTACAACAACAC GTACCAAATCAACGCCCGCACAGAGCTGGCGGTGCGCTACAATGACATATCTCCGCTGGAGAACCACCACTGTGCTGTGGCCTTCCAGATCCTTTCTCTTCCCGAGTGCAATATTTTTGCAAACGTGGATTCTGAGGCCTTCAAACAGTTCCGACAA GCAATTATCACCCTCATTCTGGCTACCGACATGGCCAGACATGGAGAGATACTAGAATCCTTTAAGCAGAAAGTGGACAGCTTTGACTTCACCAACGAGGAGCATGTGACATGT CTGAAGATGGTTTTGATCAAGTGTTGTGACATTTCCAACGAAGTGAGGCCAACTGAGGTAGCTGAGCCATGGGTGGACTGCTTATTGGAGGAGTACTTCATGCAG AGTGACAGGGAGAAGTCTGAGGGTCTCCCTGTGGCTCCCTtcatggacagagacaaagtCACCAAACCCACTGCTCAGATCGGATTCATCAAGTTTGTCCTCATCCCAATGTTTGAGACTGTCATGAAG CTTTTCCCTCAGATTGAGGAAATCATGGTTCAACCTCTGAGAGACTCTCGTGACCATTATGAGGAGCTCAAACAGATTGATGATGCCATGACAGAG
- the pde9ac gene encoding high affinity cGMP-specific 3',5'-cyclic phosphodiesterase 9A isoform X1 yields MGSSSSSYAPKTVYLDVDGKVQKVVFSRHCSPCDIKELLCTSSNIPRHTAIMMVDPEGALVSMDPTMPPNSPNSLYKVVPLSTGQVGEKEDMFQNVLTQVADQFSRAFRINELKTEVTNRLAMLEKRVELEGLKVVEIEKCKNDLKKLRDEMASRGCRVNCTCKYNFDDGKKVTPRRDVSNYPKYTLSQETIEALKKPTFDVWHWEHNEMLSCLEYMYHDLGLVKEFNMNPITLKRWLLAIQENYRNNPFHNFRHCFCVSQMMYGMINLCNLQEKMTLTDMGILMTAAVCHDLDHPGYNNTYQINARTELAVRYNDISPLENHHCAVAFQILSLPECNIFANVDSEAFKQFRQAIITLILATDMARHGEILESFKQKVDSFDFTNEEHVTCLKMVLIKCCDISNEVRPTEVAEPWVDCLLEEYFMQSDREKSEGLPVAPFMDRDKVTKPTAQIGFIKFVLIPMFETVMKLFPQIEEIMVQPLRDSRDHYEELKQIDDAMTEERLVREASVKTVRAAL; encoded by the exons ATGggctccagctcctcctcctatGCCCCTAAAACCGTTTACCTGGATGTGGATGGGAAAGTGCAAAAG GTGGTGTTCAGTCGGCATTGCAGCCCATGTGACATCAAGGAGCTTCTGTGTACCTCGTCTAACATTCCCag GCACACTGCCATCATGATGGTGGACCCAGAAGGAGCCTTGGTCTCCATGGATCCCACCATGCCCCCCAACTCTCCTAA CTCTCTGTACAAAGTTGTCCCTCTGTCTACTGGTCAAGTTGGAG AAAAGGAAGACATGTTTCAGAACGTGTTGACCCAGGTGGCTGATCAGTTCAGCAG AGCCTTTCGCATCAACGAGTTGAAGACTGAGGTCACCAACAGGCTAGCAATGCTGGAGAAGAGAGTGGAAT TGGAGGGCCTGAAGGTGGTGGAGATTGAGAAGTGTAAAAATGATCTGAAAAAGCTACGAGATGAGATGGCTTCAAGAGGTTGCAG AGTAAACTGTACATGCAAATACAACTTCGATGATGGGAAAAAGGTCACTCCTAGACGAGATGTCTCCAATTACCCAAAG tacacactgtctCAGGAGACTATTGAAGCGCTCAAGAAGCCAACGTTCGATGTCTGGCACTGGGAACATAACGAG ATGTTAAGTTGCTTGGAGTATATGTACCATGACTTGGGACTGGTGAAGGAATTCAACATGAACCCCATCACACTCAAACGCTGGCTG TTGGCGATTCAGGAGAACTACCGTAACAACCCTTTCCACAACTTTCGACATTGCTTCTGCGTTAGTCAGATGATGTATGGCATGATTAACCTCTGCAACCTCCAG GAGAAGATGACTCTCACAGATATGGGCATTCTAATGACAGCTGCAGTTTGTCATGACCTGGACCACCCTGGCTACAACAACAC GTACCAAATCAACGCCCGCACAGAGCTGGCGGTGCGCTACAATGACATATCTCCGCTGGAGAACCACCACTGTGCTGTGGCCTTCCAGATCCTTTCTCTTCCCGAGTGCAATATTTTTGCAAACGTGGATTCTGAGGCCTTCAAACAGTTCCGACAA GCAATTATCACCCTCATTCTGGCTACCGACATGGCCAGACATGGAGAGATACTAGAATCCTTTAAGCAGAAAGTGGACAGCTTTGACTTCACCAACGAGGAGCATGTGACATGT CTGAAGATGGTTTTGATCAAGTGTTGTGACATTTCCAACGAAGTGAGGCCAACTGAGGTAGCTGAGCCATGGGTGGACTGCTTATTGGAGGAGTACTTCATGCAG AGTGACAGGGAGAAGTCTGAGGGTCTCCCTGTGGCTCCCTtcatggacagagacaaagtCACCAAACCCACTGCTCAGATCGGATTCATCAAGTTTGTCCTCATCCCAATGTTTGAGACTGTCATGAAG CTTTTCCCTCAGATTGAGGAAATCATGGTTCAACCTCTGAGAGACTCTCGTGACCATTATGAGGAGCTCAAACAGATTGATGATGCCATGACAGAG